TTCAACTAGTTCAGAGACTTTGTAAACATTGACAGACAAAGAGCAGCATACTAAGCAAATTAACGTAATTTATGAGTTCGTATGAATGAGCTGAAGTAATACCCGTTAGATTCAGTATAAAACAGCCGAGCTTGCTCTTCCTTGCTCCCTTCATCAATAGACCACCAACCAAGAAGCCTGAACAATATATATATACGAAGCTACCATGTTAGAAGTCAGCATGAAGGCGGAATACTGTTACATTGCTCCATAGTGGATCGCCAAATATAAGCGACTTAATTGAACGTTGGTACCACAATTGGGGCTGGGCAGACCGTAACAAATCCAGCTAAACCTCATATAAACCCATTTTGACAGGAACCTGACAAGCGGGGCCCACTTGTCAGGTGCCAACATTTTTGCAGAAACCCCCCTGCTTTATATTTAATCACACAAAAGCCCCAATTTGCTTTAAAAAGGCCATTCTCCCTGACCTCACGCGCCTTCCATCGCGACAAGCTCGAGCCGGAGCTCACCTCCGCCGGCAGCAGCAGCTGCGCCCCAGCGCCGCCCAGCTCCCCCTTCCTCCTGTTCCTTCTCCTCCTCACTCCCGGTCTCTCATCTCCCTGTCTCTCCCGGTGCAGGCCATTGACGAACGCCCGAGCTCCCTCACTGCCTATCTGGACACTGTCCGCCGGAATCCTTGCGCCGCCGGCCAGATGTACCCCGCAGCCAGATCCGCCCATTCCCGCTGCCCGCAGCTCTTTTCCTCCTCAGCTCCCACGAGTCCCATCACCCTCGTCGCCTGGTCATGGTTCGGTCGCGTGCTGCTGCCTCGACCGTCCCGAGCGCGTGTATGAGCGCCCTGGCTGCCTCGCCCGTCCCCAGCGCGCGTGCGAGCGCCCCGTGCGCCACCAGCGCCTTCGCTGGCCGAGCTCGCCATCGCCATGACCTCCCGATGCACCTCCACCATTGCTTTTGATCATCGGCGACCAAACCACAGCGCGCCGACGTGGCACGCTTAATTAGGGACTAATTACTCTGTTAAACACACCCCTGAGTCTGACATGCAGCCCCACAAGTAAATTAGCTTAAGGTTATTCTTCTGGTTAGATTACTGTTATTCCCAAGGCCCCACATGTCAAGTTTTGACTCGGCGGAGTCAACTTTGACCCAGCTCAGGCCCATTGGTGTGATTAAATATAAAGCAagggggttttctgcaaaacaaCATGCCACATCAGCCCCTGATAAGCGGGCCCTGCTCGTTAGTTTCCCTGTCAAAATGGGTTTATACGAGGTTTTACTCGATTTGTTACGGTATGCCCCAGACTTGGTACTGACATGCAAAAAAAAACGTGAAGTGGTACCAATTCGTTATCCTAGCCCTAATTGTGGTACGTGCAATTAACTCAATATAAGCCAATAAGAAAATAAATTGATATAATAATAGCTCATGGTAACTATCAGCTTTACCTTGACCCATGATGAAGAAAAGCGAAACAATCACGGACTTTTGATGATACTGTAAGGTAATTCGGACTAACTGGTCCATTACGCAATAGCAGAACAACTTTCTCCACCAATCTTCCTATCGAGAAAAGGACACCAGCTCCTTGTAGAATAAATAGTGGGGAGAAAAGAGCAAATATTGGAATGTAGCGAGCGCTAGGTGGTGTACCCTGAAAATCAGATAAAATTAAACTACTAATCATAAGAAGGAATTGCTAACAGCAATAAGGTCATGAAGATCATTACGGATCAAATCAGTTTTCTAGCTAATGAAGCTAATGAAGGGGTATTACTTTTTACTAAACGCCCTAGTTGAATTCCAAAGATCTGTTCAGATTGAGTAGAATAAGTTGCCAATGTTTTCCAGAATTCAAGTCATATGTTCTTTCGACAGAAAGGAGACGTTTTTAACCTGGCACTTTTTCATCTGCCCAGCATCTAATAGTAGATATGACCCGTTAATCTCAACCATATTTCCTACGTAATATATGATTTGAATGGCATGTACCTCCAATCGCATACAAAGCAAAACTTGGAAAACCACCAGCGGTATTTTCATGAGATGACCTCCTATGTCTGGAAGGCCACAAATCCTCTCTTGCTCATGGTCTTCAAGTGATGGGAGGACAAGACCACTCTCCCAATCACGATATCTAATAGCTGATGATGATGAGCTAGCCTCCCCATGAGTAGGAGGCCTATGAATCATGGGATTAAACCATCTTGTACAAACAAGAAAAGCAAAACACTCTGCAATCCTGTATAAACAAGTTGATGGGTTAGATTATTAGAAATACTAGCTGTTAAACAAGAATTTTATTGAGATCAGTCTCACCCATAATTTATAAATAAATCCCACCATCCCAAAGCACCAACATCACCTGCCATATGTAATAAGCCAATATTACAACATCATATCGTGCATTAGGAGGCCCAACAATGATTAACTTAGGTAATTCTTTGGGAGATCTGATAGAATGTAACTCCTAAAGGTTCAGGAAGTATATAGGTAGTAGAAACTACCTATAGAGCACAAAACCTGCTCGGCAGTCTCAAAATAAGACTGTCTCacttatactccctctgtaaagaaatataagagtgtttagatcactagagtagttatctaaacgctcttatatttctttacggagggagtaactCCTAAGTCACACTTCTACTGCTctagtaaataaataaaagaaccTTAGAAAGCCTAGGTCTTCCATACTATGGAGCCCTAGCATTGTAGTCATGTGCATAGAAACAAGATTCAACTGTAATCCAGAAGCACAAAACAATTGACGAACGGCATATGTTCTTTGTTAATTCTATGGTAAAGGCCTTGAGGAACTAAGGAGCTGCCTCAAAACACCCACTAGTTTATAACCATTGAAAAAAAATAAGATGCTTAGCAAGAGAATAAGATACTCGTTCTTATATGACGTAACAATTGGAAGGCGGGTCAGCAGACTTTACCAGATAACTTGAGAAGTGTGAAGGTTGTCGCAGCTATAAGAAACACCATAGAGATTGCGACCCAGAAATGCTGGTTACAAAATCAAAGGCATCTAATATAAGACAAATATTAATGGCTGTACTGTAGTTAAGATAAAAAAAAAGTGTTTTTTTTTACAATTTGTGTACTCAAACTGTAAGAATGTTCACAGTGATATACAACAGCGTAACATATGTTATGTTGAATGTGAAAATGCTATACAGACTTATCTTTTAAAATACTTCCACATGGCTGGCTGTGTTTTATCAATTTGCACTCAAACATTCACCCAGTTTAAAAAACATGTCACTCTGGGATCAcgcaaaaaaatgtcacttcggGACACATTCAGTCGAACTTCTGCAACTTTTCTACCAATATCCTtcaaatagtactccctccgtccagaattacttgacgctcaaatggatgtatctagcactaaaatacgtctagatacatccatttgagcgtcAAGCAATTCCGGACGGAAGAAGTAGTTATATTTAAGACTGGATACTTGAATATCGTTGTGTTATATCAAGTCTTTTGTGGAAAATGCCCATTTTCTGACCTTCAATTATTACTCAAGTTCAACTTTCACCCATAAACTCCACGCTGTCTAGAATACACACTCGAGCTATGAAAACGCCTAAAGCACGGCACTCCACCAATCTAGGAGGGTTTTTCCCTGATGTGGGCAACCTATTTGGCAACTGATGCTGACGTGGCACATTGCAGCATCCTAAATAAAAATAGTTGGTATTACTAGCAAGTTTTTAAATTATCTCTTGCCTCGAGTGTCATCCAATTTGACATGCATTGCTTACATAGCACATTGGCAGCAAGCCAGCAACAAACCAATTAAGTAAGCAAATAAAAATAGCTGGCCTCACACGTAGGTCTCTCTGCAACTCATTCTGTGGCCAACATTGTTGTCCTGAAATATCGTTGGTGAGCCACTAGTCATCGGCCGATCGGCGTGCGCGCAGATCCATGCAAGGCAAAGCGGTATCATCAGTAGCCCAACCGAACGCACCACTGGCCAACACAAGTGAGGTACCCTTCCCCAAATCTGGGTGTAATCGCTAGCCCAGAGCAAGCCACCTCTGTCAAGGCACGGCAAGCTGGGTGAACTACATCGAGATGACAGCAACGACCCTCCCCCCTGCTCGAGCGGAAGCAAAATCCAAAATAAGGGTGTGCAGGCTCTGGTCTAGGTCCAAGTTAGGGCTGGGCCTGCTCCTCCCTACTACCTCTGCTCAGGCTCACTCTCTTCTACCATGTCCAGGTAATAGAAGGAAGAGAGGGCTGCAGATgataactgacatgtggcccctCCATCATCAATTTAGCTAACTGTTTTGTACACTGTTCAGCAGTTTAATGATTAAAGTGATAATTGAACCTTTGGAGCTTGGTATCTCTCAGTTGGGTTTTCGAAATATTTTAGAATGGAAATTAGTGGTTAAAGTTTAGGACACCGCCAGCGTCCAAAATAATATGATCCTGCCAACTAAAGAAATTATGATTACCAGATAAATAAAGTGGGCAAATTTGTATTCTGGAAGCTATCAATGTGTGAACCGACAACTGAAGAAGAGGGTGTTAGTATAAAAAAAGGGCAGCCCGATGCACgtagctcccgcttgcgcagggtCCGGGGAAGGGCCCGACCACTTTGGGTCCATAGTACGCAGCCTTTGCCTACATTTCTGCAAGAGGCTGTTTCCAGGACTCGAACCCGTGACCTCATGGTCAAAGGCAACAGCTTTACCGCTGCACCAAGGCTCCAAGAGGGTGTTAGTATGTTCATATAATTTGATTGTGCACTACAACTAGAGCATCAATATCAAAGAGAATGAAATGATCCAACCATACATTTGGTGAATTAGTCCTGAGGTTTAACAATTAACTGATATATTTCTGCAATGCATTATTTCATGGTGAGTTGATGCAAGACATATCAACAGCTGGGCCAAGTTTGTGTTTTGTGCTACATAGAATAATTCAAATCTCTGTACAATCTGAAAGGGGCTGTATAATGTATTCAATCTAGTAATTACTTTGTATCACATCATTATATTTTTATTTACAATCTGTTACGAACAGAAATAGAAAGTTACCAACGAAACAAAAAGTTAGCTATCTGTTGCATGACTTTCAGTTCTATAAGTGAGTGGCATCCGTAtcaaaatactccctccgtccgaaaataagtgtcgctgattcagtacaaagttagtacaaagttgaaaATTGTACTAAATCAacgacacttattttgagacagagggagtatttcTTTAGCGTTATTTTTCCTTGTGAACAGAAGGAGATGTTGTAAATATATGTTTACTTCAGGGAAGAAAATTTTGAACTGTGATTAATTTCAAGAAGGTTCCATTTTCGGATCCACTAGTACGAGAAAACTTACAGGAAGTGTCTCCCAAATAGCTTCGTCGCTCATGCTTTCTTCATCCCCTGGCATTAAAGCTTTACACATTCTGAAAAATAGGAAGCGTATAAAAAGAAACATCAAGTTAAGATCCATAGTTACTACAATCATAAATCATAATTATTGTCATAAATAACAAACTATGTCCTTGTTCTTACTATACAATTCCATCCAGGGGGGTCTTTTGAAAAATAAGATCAAAGTTACATAACTGAAGCAGATAAGAAGGGATTGAAACAACAATAGTTTGAAGAATTGGATGCCAATTTGCTTAATGATGGTTACAACTACAACTCATAACTTCAGGGTGAATACCATCATCTTACTAGTGTGTATAAATGGAATAAAAAAAAGATTATTGAATAGAGCTAGATACTATAATACATTTATATTGGAATAGAgctgtactccctccgtttttatttactccgttTTTATAGAAAacaatatgaacatttacaataagaaatctatatgatgtgaaaaTATGTTcaatgatgaatctaatgatattgatttggtggtgtatatgcggagtaaataagtTCATATTGTTTATAAAGACCACAACTGCACCCATGTATATGAAGCGAATTCCCTACTGAAGCTGCTCTAGTTGAATGACTCTTGTGAGAGTGGGGGTTGTGTGAAAATGGATGTAACTGCTTCTGATGGGTGCACACCACATTAGAAATGTGGACAGATTATTCGTCTAGAATTCCAGATATAATCTGAGCAAGGTAGAAAGTTACAAGAATAATGAGCAGGAAGCACTAACATATATCATTATCATGACAGCTTTCACCTGTGCTGGTTACCTAGTCAGAAGAAGAATCAACAATCTAACAGGATAAGCTAGAATAATTTCAGCCAAACTTATTACACATAATGTAAGCAAGGAAACAGGCAAATCCACTTAAATTCATGCATAACATTGCATCTGCATATACATAAAAATGGAAAGTAGAGTACTACTATGTAGGCatcaaaaaaggagaagatatcTTACCTAAAATTGTCAACAAGAATAATCACTTCAAAAGTCAGCAGAGGAAGGAACACGATCTTCATATCAACAGCTGGATGATTCTTAACTGTGGAAAAACAAAGGAAAGACAAGGTGAGGGTCACAAAATAGAGTTGATTTGACAAAGCTTCATTCATCTAGCAACTTCAGCATGTACCTCTTAAGCTTTCAAGATATATGCAAAGTAGCAGCTCGAAGGCGATTAGCAATGGTGCTGCAACAACAGAATGACAAGGAGCCCACTACACATAGGGAACGGACTTGTCAGATACAATGCACGGCAAACAAACAACACTTGCATACGCatatgcaacaaacaaaaaaCTAGCCAAATCGGTACTAAATCTTACATGACGCCCATGAGGCAATGAAGGGGCTGGCATTGAAAACCTTCCACGGGCGGCCACTCCATGAAATAGCCACAGCGGGATGAATATAATCCTAGGTAATCGAAATAAGAAGGTGATTAACAACTGATATTAGCTTTGTCACCGCACACACAAACCAGCCATGCACAGTACAGTTGGGTTGGGTTGCCTTGATTGGCGATGTACAGTACAGTTGGGTTGCCTTAATTATATTCTATTTACATAAGAGCTCCAAACTTCCTAGAAACAGACAGCCATTGTGAATCAATTAACAAGATCTCGAAGTTACGAAATGCAGCAGGAAAGCTACAACCAGAAGCCGCTAACACTGGGTAGCATGAGCTGAATTCCAATCTGAAACACGGGCGGGCGCAAACTAAAACTAAATCGGCCCGTCCCATTGAGAGGTCACCAACTCATTCATAACCAGAGTGATTCGCTGATTCGGCCCAGAACAGATCAGTGCACCGCACGAATCGAGCGGACGCAGGAAGTCGGCCCGCGGAGCGAACGCGGGCATCTGCATCGCTGGACCCTCTAGACTGAATCTGCATCCCGCGGAAAGGGAAACAGAGCAGCAGCTCGCGCCCCCAACGCAACTAACCAGGGTCGGCACCAGCCGGCCGAATCAGATCgacgcggcggcgagccgggggcGCGCGGGGAGCTAGCTAGGTTTTACGGGGCGTACCACCAGGAGGAGTCGGTGCGGCCGTCGACCCTGAGGGCGAGGAGGAGCGTGAAGCAGAAGAGCGCtgcgtgcgccgccgccgcctgcgccgtcTTCCCCACCCCCGCCCACGTCTGCGCCCGCCGCCGCTGCATCTCTCCCCCGCGAAGCCTCCACTCTTCTCCTCCCTCTCTCAGCTCCGCCCGTGGTGGGTCTTGTCAGGGGGGCTGTGAGTAATGGGGGATAAAgggaacgaggaggaggaggaggcggggaGGGCTTCTCTCCTTCTTTACTCTTTGGCGCTGGACTATGATTGCCGATTAACAAACAGGGTGGTAGTGGTACGATCCTCTCCCTCCCCTTCCCTTCCTTGTCTGCGCCTCCGGTGTTATCTCAGCAAGTTTTCCGGTGGTATATCGGGGAGGATGGATTGGGTTGGGCCGGGTCGGATAGGAGGGAGTGCGTGCCCGTCCGTCACTTGCGCTCGCTCGGGGGAAGCCGACGAGCCGGATATTTTCCGGGACGGCTCCCGCGTCTCCTTGTTGTTTTCCGCCGTAGATTTCTGCGCTTTGTTTGTTTATTATAATCTTTTTATATTCTTATTGCAATTTTTTATTATTCGCTCGTTGGTGGCTCCGCCCGCGGCCCGACCGAACGTCCCGTCCCGCCCGCGTCGCGTGCACGGCACGCCCGCTCCGCCCGCCGTCACGCACGGCACAGCACGCGTGACGCGCGGCGCCGGCGACCGGCGCAACGCCGTCGTAGGCAGACAGCCGCGCGGCGCGGATGGGCGACGGCGGGGTTGTTGAACGGGCAGGCGGTGGCGTGTGCTCGGCGCATTCTGGCTTCCGGCCGACGGATGGGATGGGGACGTGCCGGGGTTTCTCCTGGCCAGCGGCCAATCATGCGTCCGGCTCACCATGATGCAGTCGGCTGCCGTCTTCAGATGGATTGATGATAACCAACCAACCGGGAAAGGCGCGTCGCAGATTAGGAAATTTAGTCCTTGAAATGAAATGCTTTGATCGTGACGTTCGTCGTTGCGTGGCTCCGCGCCCATACCATTCCACCCCGGGGTTCATGTACCTTGTCTCATCAGCAGTTCAAGTATTTTTCAACGTCGGATACACTTTGAATTACACAAACACAGGTCCATTCGCAGCACTTGGTGCCTGGGTGCGTGCTGGACATCCTAGGACGTTGAGTGCTGGAGGGTTGATGCCCGTGGAGCCCTTCGGGCGTGTCCATCGAGTGCATGCATCTTTTTATTTATATATAGTTTTGCAAGAACGATATTCAGTCGCAGATGTTTTATAGGAGTAGCGTCGGAATCTAGACCTCGAAATTATGGGGATAGTGATAGCAAGCCTACATCATTAGCTTATCTGCAAGATCTTTCATAGGTTACTTAAGGATTTGTCGCACTATCTTTTAATAATAGTTCCTTcatccgaaaatacttgtcatcaaaatgaataaaaggggaagtatctagatgtattttagttctacatacatttttttattcattttgatgataagtattttcggacggagggagtaataactATAGACAATTATCTGTGTATTGCAATGCAGGCATAAATATTTGCAAAATCCTTCTATTCAACTGACGGATCCTACTCCAAGGAACGATTGTGTCGCGCACCTGCCACATGCTTTGTGGGCCCCAACATGTGGACTTCTCCTATTCTCACCTTCATCAGTGAAAGCATGATCTCTTTTCTGTCTACCCATCGTCATCAACATCAAGTAAACCAGACCAACGCGTCAAATCCTCTCTTGTCCCTCGTCCTCTCACACACTGCTCCTCTGCCGAGCATTGGAGGCGGCCAGCCACAGTTGCAAGATCGGGGGCAGTGTTGCAACCCGCCCTGCGCACTTCTAAAGGGGAGAGAGGGCTAGCGGCcactgatgaggacatagacctggggtagggtaataggcttgacctatacgtcctacctaaggtccttgtcctagaagcaaaggaGTTCAAGAGTAAATAGAGGGGGCCCAACAAAgatgtcgagtgcaatccactcggcCTACTattcactcggagacccctccttatttaggtcacacgaccactaaaccactcgatgtgcagaagacctaaagccactccgcgcagcaacggtcgggcgtttacttatatacttaatgatcatttatagcactttattacggacgttacctgtaacgctctctctttatgtacattgaaccctgtataacggaggggagctggggtcttGGCGCACTcaatataagccaccccctcctctgggacaagggttcgcacccctgtaaACACATACATACATAATCCAGTcaaccgcctccgggctccgagacgtagggctgttatttcttctgagaagggcctgaactcgtaaaactcgtgtgtacaacttcgccatagctaggatcttgcctctccatacttacccccctattctactgtcagtcttagtaccacgacagttggcgcccatcgtggggcaagtgtcttagcgacttgttggagatgTTGCAGTATTTTTGatccccatcatcatggtttctggcggaggattggccgagggccgtGAGATCCGTCTCGGtgcgtgatgtctactacgcaaccttcttcttgtagacgttgttgggccttcaagtgcagaggtttgtaggacagtagcaaatttccctcaagtggatgacctaaggtttatcaattcgtgggagtcgtaggatgaagatggtctctctcaaacaaccctgcaaccaaataacaaagagtctcttgtgtccccaacacacccaatacaattgtaaattgtataggtgcactagttcggcgaagagatggtgatacaagtgcaatatggatggtagatataggtttttgtaatatgaaaatataaaaacagcaaggtaactaacgataaaagtgagcgtaaacggtattgcaatgctaggaaacaaggcctagggttcatactttcactagtgcaagttctctcaacaataataacataattggatcatataactatccctcaacatgcaacaaagagtcactccaaagtcactaatagcggagaacaaacgaagagattatggtagggtacgaaaccacctcaaagttattctttccgatcaatccattgggctattcctataagtgtcacaaacaaccctagagttcgtagtaaaataacaccttaagacacacatcaaccaaaatcctaatgtcacctagatacttcaatgtcacctcaagtatccgtgggtatgattatacgatatgcatcacacaatctcatattcatctattcaaccaacacatagaactttaaagagtgccccaaagtttctaccggagagtcaagacgaaaacgtgtgccaacccctatgcataggttcatgggcggaacccgcaagttgatcaccaaaacatacatcaagtgaatcaatagaataacccattgtcaccacggttatcccacgcaagacatacatcaagtgttctcaaatcattaaagactcaatccgataagataacttcaaagggaaaactcaatccattacaagagagtagagggggagaaacatcataagatccaactataatagcaaagctcgcgatacatcaagatcgtgccaaatcaagaacacgagagagagagagatcaaacacatagctactggtacataccctcagccccgagggtgaactactccctcctcgtcatggagaatgccgggatgatgaagatggccaccggtgagggttcccccctccggcagggtgccggaacagggtcccgattggtttttggtggctacagaggcttgcggcggcggaactcccgatctattctgttccctgatggttttagggtatattggtatatataggaggaagaaatacatcaggggagccacgaggggcccacgagggtggagggcgcgcccagggggtgggcgcgccccctgcctcgtgccttcctcgttgcttcccttacgtatactccaagtcttctagattgctcccgttccaaaaataactttcccgaaggtttcattccgtttggactccgtttgatattccttttccgcgaaacactgaaacaaggaaaaaaaacaggaactggcactgggcactggtgtaacaccccgcatgtaacttgccatatttgtaactccgactcttgccatttccggctatgtgatatgtttttccctccgttgtcgggttttgtttttcgttttgtattttgtcatgtcatgcattttcatatcatgtcatcatgtgcattgcatttgcatacgtgttcgtctcatgcatccgagcattttccccgttgtccgttttccaatccggcgctcctatctcctacggtgcacccctctagttttctttcgtgtgcgtgtgtcaaactttctcggaatggaccgaggcttgtcaagtggccttaatataccacccggagactaccggtcaagtttcgttccattcggaggtcgtttggtactccaacagttaaccgggcatccgcaaagtccatttgagtgtccagcaaaaaccccctccaaaaccagcccaaagcccaccaaactctcttccatgctcta
This genomic window from Aegilops tauschii subsp. strangulata cultivar AL8/78 chromosome 4, Aet v6.0, whole genome shotgun sequence contains:
- the LOC109740768 gene encoding uncharacterized protein, with protein sequence MQRRRAQTWAGVGKTAQAAAAHAALFCFTLLLALRVDGRTDSSWWIIFIPLWLFHGVAARGRFSMPAPSLPHGRHWAPCHSVVAAPLLIAFELLLCIYLESLRVKNHPAVDMKIVFLPLLTFEVIILVDNFRMCKALMPGDEESMSDEAIWETLPHFWVAISMVFLIAATTFTLLKLSGDVGALGWWDLFINYGIAECFAFLVCTRWFNPMIHRPPTHGEASSSSSAIRYRDWESGLVLPSLEDHEQERICGLPDIGGHLMKIPLVVFQVLLCMRLEGTPPSARYIPIFALFSPLFILQGAGVLFSIGRLVEKVVLLLRNGPVSPNYLTVSSKVRDCFAFLHHGSRLLGWWSIDEGSKEEQARLFYTESNGYNTFSGYPPEVVKKMPKKDLAEEVWRLQAALGEQSEITKSTQQEYERLQNEKVLCRICYEGEICMVILPCRHRTLCKSCAEKCKRCPICRNPIEERMAVYDV